One Nocardia farcinica genomic region harbors:
- a CDS encoding DnaJ family domain-containing protein translates to MTERKPVEHTFESWVDKQIREATERGEFANLRGAGKPIPGAGTPVDENWWIRDYLRREGAPTDGLLPDSLLLRRDLERLPATVDELDSETEVRAAVSALNRRIAAWIRTPTPPQVPLALADAEEVVAGWRQRRARRTTGVSGVSRPRPESGGGPASRPRRGWVLIRWWRRLFG, encoded by the coding sequence ATGACCGAGCGGAAACCCGTCGAGCACACCTTCGAGTCGTGGGTCGACAAGCAGATCCGCGAGGCCACCGAGCGCGGCGAGTTCGCGAACCTGCGCGGCGCGGGCAAACCGATCCCGGGCGCGGGCACCCCGGTGGACGAGAACTGGTGGATCCGCGACTATCTGCGCCGCGAGGGCGCCCCCACCGACGGGCTGCTGCCCGATTCGCTGCTGCTGCGACGGGATCTGGAGCGATTGCCCGCGACCGTCGACGAGCTCGACAGCGAAACCGAGGTGCGCGCGGCGGTGAGCGCCCTGAACCGGCGCATCGCCGCATGGATCCGCACACCCACCCCGCCCCAGGTACCGCTGGCCCTCGCCGACGCCGAGGAGGTGGTGGCGGGTTGGCGGCAGCGCCGCGCACGCAGGACCACCGGTGTGTCAGGTGTGTCGAGGCCCCGTCCAGAGTCCGGCGGCGGGCCCGCATCGCGGCCGCGCCGCGGTTGGGTTCTGATCCGCTGGTGGCGGCGCCTGTTCGGCTGA
- a CDS encoding MerR family transcriptional regulator, which translates to MPEDSDGLTVGQAAARLGVTVRALHHWDDIGLALPSLRTATGYRLYTGADLQRLHRIVVYRELGLGLDRIRAVLDDSATEVPAALRAQRAQVRERIARLEQLAAGLDRMIEAHERGLLLTAEQQAALFGPRWDPGWAAEARRRYGAGPQWQQFAERAATRSPEDWQAVAAEMTDLEQALGAAMDAGIAPGSPEANDLVDRHRTIFGAYFPIDRAQQVCLGRMFDTDPGFTAHYDGIRAGLASWLRRSIDAAARAHGIDPDTATWQ; encoded by the coding sequence ATGCCCGAGGACAGTGACGGCCTGACCGTCGGCCAGGCCGCGGCCCGGCTGGGAGTGACCGTGCGCGCGCTGCACCACTGGGACGACATCGGCCTGGCGCTGCCGTCGCTGCGCACAGCCACCGGGTACCGGCTCTACACGGGCGCGGATCTGCAACGGCTGCACCGCATCGTCGTCTACCGCGAACTCGGGCTCGGCCTGGACCGGATCCGCGCCGTCCTGGACGACTCGGCCACCGAGGTACCCGCCGCGTTGCGTGCGCAACGGGCCCAGGTGCGCGAGCGGATCGCCCGGCTCGAGCAGCTCGCCGCCGGGCTGGACCGGATGATCGAGGCGCACGAGCGCGGCCTGCTGCTGACCGCCGAGCAGCAGGCCGCGCTGTTCGGGCCGCGCTGGGATCCCGGCTGGGCCGCCGAGGCCCGCCGCCGCTACGGGGCGGGCCCGCAGTGGCAGCAGTTCGCCGAGCGCGCGGCCACCCGCAGCCCGGAGGACTGGCAGGCCGTCGCCGCCGAGATGACCGATCTCGAGCAGGCGCTCGGCGCGGCCATGGACGCCGGGATCGCGCCCGGCAGTCCCGAGGCGAACGACCTCGTCGACCGGCATCGGACGATCTTCGGCGCCTACTTTCCGATCGATCGCGCCCAGCAGGTGTGCCTGGGGCGCATGTTCGACACCGATCCCGGCTTCACCGCCCACTACGACGGCATCCGTGCGGGCCTGGCGAGCTGGTTGCGCCGCAGCATCGACGCCGCCGCCCGCGCGCACGGCATCGACCCCGACACCGCCACCTGGCAGTGA
- a CDS encoding MBL fold metallo-hydrolase, which yields MCSIDPRRLIGRAAALGAGLLGGPAPLQAVQPGSPRCVAARVRFFGADVVDPVTGAVRADRVVLSWVGCTTYAVAIGGAVLLLDAWVPRLTSSGYVPATSQDLADLRPEAIFIGHGHFDHAGDAGRIAQACGATVYGTAEHCAAVRAQVPEASFPTVGLGDAQTPIGRREDRTVGPVLLTAVRHLHSARTPADPAAGSPRFFPLPEPGPILRHPPTPADLRRTVPRLLDAEGGVLLYQFRIPGFSLTWHDSSGPLTERAPQVFDVLAGLPATDVHIGAVQGYNQLSNGLRDPRTYIEALAPALFVPSHHDNWLPGLTSSAAAYEPPLTAELARIPAGRRPELRSLRDPADYVNPGRLTFAV from the coding sequence GTGTGCAGCATCGATCCTCGTCGTCTGATCGGACGCGCCGCCGCCCTGGGCGCGGGCCTGCTGGGTGGGCCGGCGCCGCTGCAGGCGGTGCAGCCGGGGTCGCCGCGGTGTGTGGCCGCGCGGGTGCGGTTCTTCGGCGCCGACGTGGTGGACCCGGTCACCGGTGCGGTGCGCGCGGATCGGGTGGTGCTGTCCTGGGTGGGGTGCACGACCTACGCCGTCGCGATCGGCGGGGCGGTGCTGCTGCTGGACGCCTGGGTGCCGCGGCTGACCAGTTCCGGGTATGTTCCCGCGACATCGCAGGATCTGGCGGATCTGCGGCCGGAGGCGATCTTCATCGGGCACGGCCACTTCGACCACGCCGGGGACGCGGGCCGCATCGCCCAGGCCTGCGGCGCCACCGTCTACGGCACCGCCGAGCACTGCGCGGCGGTGCGCGCCCAGGTTCCCGAGGCGAGTTTCCCGACCGTCGGGCTCGGTGACGCGCAGACCCCGATCGGGCGGCGCGAGGACCGCACGGTCGGGCCGGTGTTGCTGACCGCGGTGCGGCATCTGCATTCGGCCCGCACCCCCGCCGATCCGGCCGCCGGTTCGCCGCGGTTCTTCCCGCTGCCCGAACCCGGCCCGATCCTGCGGCATCCGCCCACGCCGGCGGATCTGCGCCGCACGGTGCCGCGGCTGCTCGACGCCGAGGGCGGGGTGCTGCTCTACCAGTTCCGTATCCCCGGGTTCAGCCTCACCTGGCACGACTCGTCGGGGCCACTGACCGAGCGGGCGCCGCAGGTGTTCGACGTGCTGGCCGGGCTGCCCGCCACCGACGTGCACATCGGCGCGGTGCAGGGCTACAACCAGCTCAGCAACGGCCTGCGCGACCCACGCACCTACATCGAGGCCCTCGCCCCGGCACTGTTCGTGCCCAGCCACCACGACAACTGGCTGCCCGGTTTGACCTCCTCGGCGGCGGCCTACGAACCGCCGCTGACCGCGGAACTGGCCCGCATCCCGGCCGGGCGGCGCCCGGAGCTGCGGTCGCTGCGGGATCCGGCCGATTACGTCAATCCGGGACGGCTGACCTTCGCGGTGTGA
- the mhpA gene encoding bifunctional 3-(3-hydroxy-phenyl)propionate/3-hydroxycinnamic acid hydroxylase MhpA: MITRSSNPVDVAVVIVGAGPVGLTAALLLAGHGIATVVLERHPTSYPLPRAVHADDEVCRILAAVGAYERFAEISRPMPGMRLLDHNHTVLAEFARDSMDGPHGFPQASMFDQPELEAILLDLAHADPLIDLRRGCEVIDAADHGDSAVVEYTTDTETHRLTAAAVIGCDGARSLIRDRIGTGLRDLHFQQNWLVVDVRTAAPLPVWGGVQQICDPRRAATFMPVTGTRYRWEFRIEPGERADELAAADNLRRLLRPWMDAHTFDRADIVRHAEYTFRARVAEHWRRGRLFIAGDAAHQTPPFIGQGLGAGLRDAFNVSWKLAEVLRGTAPESILDTYTAERRPHATRTIRTAVAVGWVLTGGHDRAAAVRRASLGLLCRIPGVSQALLATVSPPLAAGPLVERRGIRHRLNGRLCPQPVIAGEGGGARFDEVLGPGYALLTRGPLPPTCTVPDRVTHLDLSVLDWPPTGVEILTRWLSTHSAFAVLLRPDRVVMAAARTPSRIPDILALLPPPAGERHPHESDRR; this comes from the coding sequence GTGATAACTCGATCGTCCAACCCGGTCGACGTCGCGGTCGTCATCGTCGGCGCCGGCCCGGTCGGCCTCACCGCGGCGCTGCTGCTGGCGGGACACGGCATCGCCACCGTTGTTCTGGAGCGCCACCCCACCTCCTACCCGCTGCCGCGCGCGGTCCACGCCGACGACGAGGTGTGCCGGATTCTCGCTGCCGTGGGAGCCTACGAGCGATTCGCCGAGATCAGTCGTCCCATGCCCGGAATGCGCCTGCTCGATCACAACCACACGGTGCTGGCCGAGTTCGCGCGCGATTCGATGGACGGCCCCCACGGTTTTCCGCAGGCGAGCATGTTCGACCAGCCCGAACTCGAGGCGATACTGCTCGACCTCGCCCACGCCGACCCGCTCATCGACCTGCGACGCGGATGCGAGGTGATCGACGCCGCCGACCACGGCGATTCGGCCGTTGTCGAGTACACCACCGACACCGAAACGCACAGGCTGACCGCTGCCGCGGTGATCGGCTGCGACGGCGCGCGCAGCCTGATCCGCGACCGGATCGGCACCGGCCTGCGTGACCTGCACTTCCAACAGAACTGGCTCGTGGTCGACGTGCGGACCGCGGCGCCCCTTCCGGTGTGGGGAGGTGTCCAGCAGATCTGTGACCCGCGGCGTGCCGCGACCTTCATGCCCGTCACCGGTACCCGGTATCGATGGGAGTTCCGCATCGAGCCGGGCGAACGGGCCGACGAGCTGGCAGCCGCCGACAACTTGCGCCGACTGCTGCGGCCCTGGATGGACGCGCACACCTTCGACCGGGCCGACATCGTTCGTCACGCCGAGTACACCTTCCGTGCCCGCGTCGCCGAACACTGGCGCCGAGGACGACTGTTCATCGCCGGCGACGCCGCACACCAGACCCCGCCGTTCATCGGGCAAGGCTTGGGCGCCGGGTTACGGGACGCGTTCAACGTGAGCTGGAAACTCGCCGAGGTTCTGCGCGGCACCGCGCCGGAGTCGATTCTCGACACCTATACCGCCGAACGCCGCCCACATGCGACCCGGACCATCCGCACGGCCGTTGCCGTCGGATGGGTGCTCACCGGTGGCCACGACCGCGCGGCCGCGGTGCGACGCGCTTCGCTGGGGCTGTTGTGCCGCATTCCGGGAGTGTCGCAGGCCCTGCTCGCGACTGTCTCACCGCCGCTGGCGGCTGGTCCCCTGGTCGAGCGACGGGGTATCCGACATCGGCTCAACGGGCGACTGTGTCCTCAACCGGTCATCGCGGGCGAGGGTGGCGGCGCCCGTTTCGACGAGGTCCTCGGCCCCGGCTATGCGCTGCTGACGCGGGGACCGCTGCCCCCGACCTGCACCGTCCCCGACCGGGTCACCCACCTCGACCTCAGCGTCCTGGACTGGCCTCCGACCGGCGTCGAGATCCTCACCCGCTGGCTCAGCACACATTCCGCGTTCGCGGTCTTGCTGCGCCCGGACCGGGTCGTGATGGCCGCCGCGCGCACCCCCTCCCGAATCCCCGACATCCTCGCCCTCCTCCCACCCCCGGCGGGCGAGCGACATCCTCACGAAAGCGATCGACGATGA
- a CDS encoding DUF3090 domain-containing protein, protein MARAIHVFRTPDRFVAGTVGEPGDRAFYLQAVEQPRVVSVLLEKQQVKVLADRMGLLLDEVARRFGAPVPPQAEDVSDTDPLVTPIDAEFRVGTMGLGWDADAGAVVVELLAITETEVDESVVLDDTEEGPDAVRVFLTPVQAREFALRSAKVIAAGRPPCPLCGEPLSPRGHMCVRTNGYKRGEIFGAAELEE, encoded by the coding sequence ATGGCACGAGCAATCCATGTATTTCGCACCCCCGATCGTTTCGTCGCCGGGACCGTCGGTGAGCCGGGCGATCGCGCGTTCTATCTGCAGGCCGTCGAACAGCCGCGGGTGGTCAGCGTGCTGCTGGAGAAGCAGCAGGTGAAGGTGCTCGCCGACCGCATGGGTCTGCTGCTGGACGAGGTCGCCCGCCGTTTCGGCGCGCCGGTGCCGCCGCAGGCCGAGGACGTCTCCGACACCGACCCGCTGGTCACCCCGATCGACGCCGAGTTCCGGGTCGGCACGATGGGCTTGGGCTGGGACGCCGACGCCGGCGCGGTGGTGGTGGAACTGCTGGCCATCACCGAGACCGAGGTCGACGAGTCGGTGGTGCTCGACGACACCGAGGAGGGCCCCGACGCGGTGCGGGTGTTCCTGACCCCGGTGCAGGCGCGGGAGTTCGCGCTGCGGTCGGCGAAGGTGATCGCCGCGGGCCGTCCGCCGTGCCCGCTGTGCGGGGAACCGCTGTCGCCGCGCGGGCACATGTGCGTGCGCACCAACGGATACAAGCGCGGAGAGATCTTCGGCGCGGCCGAACTAGAGGAGTGA
- a CDS encoding serine hydrolase domain-containing protein codes for MTVTPVYSIAKIFTAAAVLRCLDPEREIGAVAPVPARLAGLRVGDLLTHRSGLGDYGAWPEYRRDVAERGDAWSEEVILERVELARPGVFRYSNPGYLLVRRALEEQHGDRFFPVLRRLVLDPLELPAHPFASRADWAHCTVEIPVGVRAYDPRWVYPGTFCADVTDTAAALARLLSGTLGAELPTAMCRTHPVDAPGHPLSDPGYGAGLMTSGNPPAIVGHGGGGPGFTLFAAARVDGSAAHGTMEARECDDAPLIRRCLAALR; via the coding sequence GTGACGGTGACCCCGGTGTACAGCATTGCCAAGATCTTCACCGCGGCCGCGGTGCTGCGCTGTCTGGACCCGGAGCGGGAGATCGGTGCGGTGGCGCCGGTTCCGGCGCGGCTGGCAGGGTTGCGGGTGGGGGATCTGCTGACGCATCGCTCGGGGCTCGGCGATTACGGCGCGTGGCCGGAGTATCGGCGCGACGTGGCCGAGCGCGGGGACGCCTGGTCCGAGGAGGTGATCCTCGAACGGGTGGAGCTGGCGCGGCCGGGGGTGTTCCGGTACTCCAATCCCGGCTATCTGCTGGTGCGCCGCGCGCTCGAGGAACAGCACGGCGACCGCTTCTTCCCGGTCCTGCGCCGCCTGGTGCTCGACCCGCTCGAGCTGCCCGCCCACCCGTTCGCGTCCCGGGCGGACTGGGCGCACTGCACCGTCGAGATCCCCGTCGGCGTGCGCGCCTACGATCCGCGCTGGGTCTACCCCGGCACCTTCTGCGCCGATGTCACCGATACGGCGGCGGCGCTGGCGCGGCTGCTGTCGGGCACGCTCGGCGCCGAGCTCCCGACCGCCATGTGCCGCACCCACCCGGTCGACGCGCCCGGTCACCCGCTGTCCGACCCGGGATACGGCGCGGGCCTGATGACCTCCGGGAACCCGCCCGCGATCGTCGGGCACGGCGGCGGCGGACCGGGTTTCACCCTGTTCGCCGCCGCCCGCGTCGACGGTTCGGCCGCCCACGGCACGATGGAGGCCCGCGAGTGCGACGACGCGCCGTTGATCCGCCGCTGCCTGGCCGCCCTGCGCTGA
- a CDS encoding SCO1664 family protein yields the protein MAGGDDGFHSGELSVIGRISTASNVTLVCEVVGAETAQGTPLRVVYKPVRGERPLWDFPDGTLAGREVASYLVSEAIGWGVIPQTVLRDGPFGPGMVQRWVESVDHHTGRGDRLDLVDLCPPAAVPDGFCEVLRAIDETGEEVSLVHADDPRLQRVAVLDVLLNNADRKGGHALEGVDGQVYGVDHGICLHSEHKLRTVLWGWAGQPIDAALVEDIAAFADTLPGPLADELAVHITDAEIDALAARTKDLLERPVMPLPRSTRPIPWPAF from the coding sequence GTGGCGGGCGGCGACGACGGGTTCCACAGCGGTGAGCTGAGCGTGATCGGGCGGATCAGCACCGCCTCCAACGTGACCCTCGTCTGCGAGGTCGTCGGCGCCGAGACCGCCCAGGGCACGCCGCTGCGGGTGGTGTACAAGCCGGTGCGCGGCGAGCGGCCGCTGTGGGATTTCCCCGACGGCACGCTCGCCGGCCGCGAAGTCGCCTCCTATCTGGTGTCGGAGGCGATCGGCTGGGGCGTGATCCCGCAGACGGTGCTGCGCGACGGCCCGTTCGGGCCCGGCATGGTGCAGCGCTGGGTGGAGTCGGTGGACCACCACACCGGCCGCGGCGACCGGCTCGACCTGGTGGACCTGTGCCCGCCCGCGGCGGTGCCGGACGGGTTCTGCGAGGTGCTGCGCGCGATCGACGAGACCGGCGAGGAGGTCTCGCTGGTCCACGCCGACGACCCGCGCCTGCAACGGGTGGCGGTACTGGACGTGTTGCTCAACAACGCCGACCGCAAGGGCGGGCACGCGCTCGAGGGGGTCGACGGGCAGGTGTACGGCGTCGACCACGGGATCTGCCTGCACAGTGAGCACAAACTGCGCACCGTGTTGTGGGGGTGGGCCGGACAGCCGATCGATGCGGCGCTGGTGGAGGACATCGCCGCGTTCGCCGACACGTTGCCGGGGCCGTTGGCCGACGAGCTGGCCGTCCACATCACCGACGCCGAGATCGACGCTCTGGCCGCGCGCACGAAGGATCTGCTCGAACGGCCGGTGATGCCGTTGCCGCGCAGCACCCGCCCGATTCCCTGGCCCGCGTTCTGA
- a CDS encoding cytochrome P450, translated as MSGPLTSASRPSTYRGAPVVDVDLYGRQVVTDPQSVYRRIRDAGPLVWLPRHRLWAMGRFDDVRAALRDDLTFRSGNGVAANPIANTLGHYTTLASDDRAHTNRRAILMQSLASRAIRPALPAMEQEAVPTVERLRRRQSFDGIADFATRLPVQVVADLVGVRVSAAKMLTWGRATFDGLGPANPRAGTAATSALRLYLYTLRLRRKHVTPHGWAASVFDAADRGRISRLEAKNMIIDFVAPSLDTTILATGQLLWSLGAQSEVWEQIRADPALIPRAVIEAVRLASPVRAFTRTIAVDTVLGEVALHAGERVALIYAAANSDERRFDRPEQFSLDRRGSNLGWGNGAHTCVGMQLAKMEMQTLLHAMVPRINHISVSDPQPLRNNCLQGLKSFRAAFH; from the coding sequence ATGAGCGGGCCGCTCACCTCTGCGTCGCGGCCCTCGACATACCGTGGCGCGCCCGTCGTCGACGTCGATCTCTACGGCAGGCAGGTCGTCACCGACCCACAGTCGGTCTACCGGCGGATCCGCGACGCCGGGCCTCTGGTGTGGCTGCCGCGCCACCGGCTCTGGGCCATGGGGCGATTCGACGACGTCCGCGCGGCGTTGCGCGACGACCTCACCTTCCGCAGCGGTAACGGCGTGGCCGCCAACCCGATCGCCAACACGTTGGGTCACTACACCACTCTCGCCAGCGATGACCGAGCCCACACCAACCGTCGCGCGATCCTCATGCAGTCCTTGGCCTCGCGGGCGATCCGCCCCGCGCTACCGGCGATGGAGCAGGAAGCCGTGCCCACCGTCGAGCGGCTGCGTCGACGGCAATCCTTCGACGGAATAGCGGACTTCGCGACCCGCCTACCCGTCCAGGTGGTCGCCGATCTCGTCGGGGTCCGGGTGAGCGCGGCGAAAATGCTGACGTGGGGCCGCGCCACCTTCGACGGGCTCGGACCGGCGAACCCGCGCGCGGGCACAGCCGCCACCAGTGCTCTGCGGCTCTACCTCTACACCCTGCGGCTACGAAGGAAACACGTCACCCCGCACGGATGGGCCGCCAGCGTCTTCGACGCCGCGGACCGCGGCCGGATCAGCCGGCTCGAAGCCAAGAACATGATCATCGATTTCGTCGCGCCCAGCCTCGACACCACCATCCTGGCGACCGGGCAACTGTTATGGAGCCTGGGCGCACAGTCCGAGGTGTGGGAACAGATCCGCGCCGATCCGGCCCTCATCCCCCGAGCCGTGATCGAGGCGGTGCGGCTGGCCTCCCCGGTGCGCGCCTTCACCCGGACCATCGCCGTCGACACCGTGCTCGGCGAGGTCGCACTGCACGCCGGTGAGCGCGTCGCCCTGATCTACGCCGCCGCCAACAGCGACGAGCGCCGCTTCGACCGGCCCGAGCAGTTCTCGCTGGACCGCCGTGGTAGCAATCTGGGCTGGGGAAACGGAGCACACACCTGCGTCGGCATGCAACTGGCCAAAATGGAAATGCAGACCCTGCTACACGCGATGGTCCCGCGCATCAACCACATCTCCGTTTCCGACCCCCAGCCCCTGCGCAACAACTGTCTGCAAGGACTGAAATCGTTCCGCGCCGCCTTCCACTGA
- a CDS encoding SDR family oxidoreductase — protein MSTTRIAVVTGASSGIGRATAAALSDHGYRVIGTSRNPHAVPDRDLLPGIDYRPLDLTDHDSIQQFVSTLDDVDVLVNNAGESQAGPLTDLPDDAVARLFQLNVLGPITLTRAVLPGMRRRRAGRVVMVGSMLASFPLPYRSSYVATKAALRGFATAARFEESPYGVWLTTVEPGQVDSGLRERRTKYLADNSPHTAEFQRFMTTLDRKQAAGITPDRVARTILTAVTAARPRPLYAVGSNAPAAFALHRILPRSTMERLTARTYRLHR, from the coding sequence ATGTCCACTACACGTATCGCCGTCGTGACCGGCGCATCGTCGGGAATAGGCCGGGCCACCGCCGCGGCCCTGTCCGACCACGGCTACCGGGTGATCGGGACCAGCCGCAACCCGCACGCCGTCCCGGACCGAGATCTGTTGCCGGGCATCGACTACCGGCCGCTGGACTTGACCGACCACGACTCCATCCAACAGTTCGTCTCAACGCTGGACGACGTCGACGTCCTGGTCAACAACGCCGGTGAGAGCCAAGCCGGACCGCTGACCGACCTGCCTGACGACGCCGTGGCCCGGCTGTTCCAACTCAACGTGCTCGGCCCGATCACACTCACCCGAGCGGTGCTGCCCGGCATGCGCCGACGCCGGGCCGGGCGGGTGGTGATGGTCGGTTCGATGCTGGCCAGCTTCCCGCTGCCCTACCGCTCCTCCTACGTCGCCACCAAAGCAGCGCTCCGTGGATTCGCCACCGCGGCACGGTTCGAGGAATCGCCGTACGGCGTCTGGCTCACCACTGTGGAACCGGGGCAGGTCGATTCCGGCCTCCGTGAACGACGCACGAAATACCTCGCCGACAATTCGCCACACACCGCCGAATTCCAGCGCTTCATGACCACACTCGACCGCAAACAAGCCGCCGGCATCACCCCCGACCGGGTCGCACGCACGATCCTCACCGCGGTGACGGCAGCACGCCCCCGCCCGCTCTACGCCGTCGGCAGCAACGCTCCGGCCGCCTTCGCACTCCACCGGATACTCCCCCGCAGCACGATGGAACGCCTCACCGCCCGCACCTATCGACTACACCGCTGA
- the mshC gene encoding cysteine--1-D-myo-inosityl 2-amino-2-deoxy-alpha-D-glucopyranoside ligase encodes MQSWSDTALPTVPGAGPPLRLYDTADRQVRPVAPGATATMYVCGITPYDATHLGHAATYLTFDLVNRVLRDGGHDVHYVQNVTDVDDPLFERAARDGVDWRELGSREIELFRTDMAALRVLPPREYVGAVESVEEVVEFVQKLLATGAAYVVDDPDFPDIYFRTDATEQFGYESGYDRATMERLFAERGGDPDRPGKRDPLDALLWRAARPGEPSWPAPFGAGRPGWHIECSAIALNRLGPEFDIQGGGSDLIYPHHEYSAAHAESVVAGRRFARHYVHAGLIGLDGEKMSKSRGNLVLVSTLRKDGVDPAAIRLGLLDGHYRQDRMWTDAVLEAALARLARWRSATALSAGPAAHDTIARLRQHLADDLDSPKALAAVDNWVTEALDYGGSDSGAPAAIAEAVDALLGVRL; translated from the coding sequence ATGCAGTCCTGGTCCGATACCGCCCTACCGACCGTCCCCGGAGCAGGGCCGCCGTTGCGGTTGTACGACACCGCCGACCGTCAGGTGCGCCCCGTCGCCCCCGGTGCGACGGCGACCATGTACGTCTGCGGCATCACCCCCTACGACGCCACCCATCTCGGGCACGCCGCCACCTATCTCACCTTCGACCTGGTGAACCGGGTGCTGCGCGACGGCGGTCACGACGTGCACTACGTGCAGAACGTCACCGATGTCGACGATCCGCTGTTCGAGCGCGCCGCCCGCGACGGGGTGGACTGGCGGGAGCTGGGCAGCCGCGAGATCGAGCTGTTCCGCACCGACATGGCCGCGCTGCGCGTGCTGCCGCCGCGCGAGTACGTCGGCGCGGTCGAATCGGTCGAGGAGGTGGTCGAATTCGTGCAGAAGCTGCTGGCCACCGGCGCGGCCTATGTGGTCGACGACCCCGACTTCCCCGACATCTACTTCCGCACCGACGCCACCGAGCAGTTCGGCTACGAGTCCGGCTACGACCGGGCGACGATGGAGCGGTTGTTCGCCGAGCGCGGCGGTGACCCCGATCGTCCCGGCAAGCGTGACCCGCTGGATGCGTTGCTGTGGCGTGCCGCGCGGCCGGGGGAGCCGTCGTGGCCCGCGCCGTTCGGTGCGGGCAGACCCGGCTGGCACATCGAGTGTTCGGCGATCGCGTTGAACCGGCTGGGCCCGGAGTTCGACATCCAGGGCGGCGGCAGCGATCTGATCTACCCGCACCACGAATATTCCGCCGCGCACGCCGAATCGGTGGTGGCGGGTCGCCGCTTCGCCCGCCATTACGTGCACGCCGGGCTGATCGGTCTGGACGGGGAGAAGATGTCGAAGTCCCGGGGCAACCTGGTGCTGGTGTCGACGTTGCGCAAGGACGGGGTGGATCCGGCCGCGATCCGGCTCGGCCTGCTCGACGGGCACTACCGGCAGGACCGGATGTGGACCGACGCCGTCCTCGAGGCGGCGCTCGCGCGGCTGGCGCGCTGGCGCTCGGCCACCGCCCTGTCGGCGGGCCCGGCCGCCCACGACACGATCGCCCGGCTGCGCCAGCACCTGGCCGACGACCTGGACTCCCCGAAAGCTCTTGCCGCGGTCGACAACTGGGTCACCGAAGCGCTCGACTACGGCGGTTCGGACAGCGGCGCGCCCGCCGCGATCGCCGAGGCGGTGGACGCGCTGCTCGGCGTGCGCCTGTGA
- a CDS encoding VOC family protein encodes MSDYFNAFEISPVPTPGPDVVAPEPFRGIYGMPAFVTIPTTDVAASLDFWTRGLGFIELFTIPGAVVHLRRWAFQDVLLVPASAAATQPPAMSVSFACVLDQIDSLVEACRALRPDSVDGPRDTPWNTRDIEVRTPENARVIMTAAKPFDPTGPEARNLAAVGITAPEEVAGDNAEHARGQ; translated from the coding sequence ATGAGCGACTACTTCAATGCCTTCGAGATCAGCCCCGTTCCCACGCCGGGCCCGGACGTCGTCGCGCCGGAGCCGTTCCGCGGCATCTACGGCATGCCCGCGTTCGTGACGATTCCGACCACCGATGTGGCGGCGTCGCTGGACTTCTGGACCCGCGGGTTGGGCTTCATCGAGCTGTTCACCATCCCCGGCGCGGTCGTGCATCTGCGCCGGTGGGCGTTCCAGGACGTGCTGCTGGTGCCGGCGTCGGCGGCCGCGACGCAACCACCGGCGATGAGCGTGAGTTTCGCGTGCGTGCTCGACCAGATCGATTCCCTGGTCGAGGCCTGCCGTGCGCTGCGCCCGGATTCGGTCGACGGCCCGCGCGACACCCCGTGGAACACGCGCGACATCGAGGTGCGCACGCCGGAGAACGCGCGGGTGATCATGACCGCGGCCAAGCCGTTCGACCCGACCGGGCCGGAGGCGCGCAATCTGGCGGCGGTGGGCATCACCGCCCCGGAGGAGGTTGCGGGCGACAATGCAGAGCATGCCCGAGGACAGTGA